A DNA window from Enterobacter asburiae contains the following coding sequences:
- the purH gene encoding bifunctional phosphoribosylaminoimidazolecarboxamide formyltransferase/IMP cyclohydrolase — protein sequence MQQRRPVRRALLSVSDKAGIVEFAQALSARGVELLSTGGTARLLADKGLPVTEVSDYTGFPEMMDGRVKTLHPKVHGGILGRRGQDDAIMEQHDIAPIDMVVVNLYPFAQTVAREGCSLEDAVENIDIGGPTMVRSAAKNHKDVAIVVKSSDYNTIINEMDANEGSLTLETRFDLAIKAFEHTAAYDSMIANYFGSLVPAYHGESKDPSGRFPRTLNLNFIKKQDMRYGENSHQQAAFYIEEEVKEASVATAQQVQGKALSYNNIADTDAALECVKEFSEPACVIVKHANPCGVAVSTSILDAYDRAYKTDPTSAFGGIIAFNRELDAETAQAIISRQFVEVIIAPSASEEALKITAAKQNVRVLVCGQWAERVPGLDFKRVNGGLLVQDRDLGMVTEADLRVVTKRQPTEQELRDALFCWKVAKFVKSNAIVYAKENMTIGIGAGQMSRVYSAKIAGIKAGDEGLEVKGSAMASDAFFPFRDGIDAAAAVGITCVIQPGGSIRDDEVIAAADEHGIAMIFTDMRHFRH from the coding sequence ATGCAACAACGTCGTCCAGTCCGCCGCGCTCTGCTCAGTGTTTCTGATAAAGCCGGTATCGTCGAATTCGCTCAGGCACTTTCCGCACGCGGTGTGGAGCTGCTTTCTACAGGCGGTACCGCTCGCCTGTTAGCAGATAAAGGTCTGCCGGTAACCGAAGTGTCCGATTACACCGGTTTCCCGGAAATGATGGATGGACGCGTCAAAACCCTGCATCCGAAAGTGCACGGCGGTATTCTTGGCCGTCGCGGTCAGGACGACGCCATTATGGAACAGCATGACATCGCCCCAATCGACATGGTTGTCGTTAACCTCTACCCTTTTGCCCAGACCGTTGCTCGCGAAGGCTGTTCTCTGGAAGATGCCGTAGAGAATATTGATATCGGCGGCCCAACCATGGTGCGCTCCGCGGCCAAGAACCATAAAGATGTGGCCATCGTCGTAAAGAGCAGCGATTACAACACCATTATTAATGAGATGGATGCCAACGAAGGGTCACTGACTCTGGAAACGCGTTTCGACCTCGCCATCAAAGCCTTCGAGCACACCGCGGCGTACGACAGCATGATCGCCAATTACTTCGGTAGCCTGGTGCCTGCTTACCACGGTGAAAGCAAAGATCCTTCTGGCCGCTTCCCGCGCACCCTGAACCTGAACTTCATTAAGAAGCAGGATATGCGTTACGGTGAGAACAGCCACCAGCAGGCAGCCTTCTATATAGAAGAAGAGGTAAAAGAAGCCTCTGTTGCGACCGCTCAGCAGGTTCAGGGCAAAGCGCTCTCCTATAACAACATTGCGGACACCGACGCCGCGCTGGAATGCGTGAAAGAGTTCAGCGAGCCGGCCTGCGTTATCGTTAAGCATGCGAACCCATGCGGCGTTGCCGTGAGCACCTCTATTCTGGATGCCTACGATCGCGCGTACAAAACCGACCCGACCTCCGCGTTCGGCGGCATTATCGCCTTCAACCGCGAGCTGGATGCTGAAACCGCACAGGCCATCATCTCCCGCCAGTTCGTTGAAGTGATCATCGCGCCATCCGCATCCGAAGAGGCGCTGAAAATCACCGCGGCAAAACAGAACGTGCGCGTGCTGGTTTGCGGCCAGTGGGCAGAACGCGTGCCGGGCCTGGACTTCAAGCGCGTGAACGGCGGCCTGCTGGTTCAGGACCGCGATCTGGGTATGGTGACAGAAGCCGACCTGCGCGTGGTAACCAAACGTCAACCGACCGAACAGGAACTGCGTGACGCGCTGTTCTGCTGGAAGGTCGCGAAGTTCGTCAAATCCAACGCCATCGTCTACGCCAAAGAAAACATGACTATCGGGATAGGCGCAGGCCAGATGAGCCGCGTTTACTCCGCGAAAATCGCGGGCATTAAAGCAGGCGATGAAGGTCTGGAAGTAAAAGGCTCCGCCATGGCTTCTGACGCCTTCTTCCCGTTCCGTGACGGTATCGACGCGGCGGCTGCAGTGGGCATCACCTGTGTGATCCAGCCTGGCGGCTCAATTCGCGACGACGAAGTGATTGCCGCTGCCGACGAACACGGCATTGCAATGATCTTCACCGACATGCGCCACTTCCGCCATTAA
- the purD gene encoding phosphoribosylamine--glycine ligase codes for MKVLVIGNGGREHALAWKAAQSPLVKTVFVAPGNAGTALEPALQNVAIGVTDIPALLSFAQSEKIDLTIVGPEAPLVIGVVDAFRAAGLTIFGPTEGAAQLEGSKAFTKDFLARHNIPTAEYQNFTEVEPALAYLREKGAPIVIKADGLAAGKGVIVAMTLEEAEAAVQDMLAGNAFGDAGHRIVIEEFLDGEEASFIVMVDGEHVLPMATSQDHKRVGNGDTGPNTGGMGAYSPAPVVTDEVHQRTMDRVIWPTVKGMAAEGNTYTGFLYAGLMIDKQGNPKVIEFNCRFGDPETQPIMLRMKSDLVELCLAACEGKLDEKTSEWDERASLGVVIAAGGYPGNYNTGYEIHGLPLEEIEGAKVFHAGTKLADDDRVLTNGGRVLCATALGHTVAEAQKRAYALMADIHWNGSFSRQDIGYRAIAREQGE; via the coding sequence ATGAAAGTATTAGTGATTGGTAACGGCGGACGCGAGCACGCTCTGGCGTGGAAAGCGGCGCAGTCTCCGCTGGTGAAAACAGTTTTCGTAGCACCGGGCAACGCCGGTACCGCGCTGGAACCCGCGCTGCAGAACGTGGCTATTGGCGTGACCGATATCCCGGCGCTGCTGAGCTTTGCCCAGAGCGAGAAAATCGATCTGACGATTGTGGGCCCGGAAGCGCCGCTGGTGATTGGCGTCGTCGATGCGTTCCGCGCGGCGGGTCTGACAATCTTCGGGCCTACGGAAGGCGCCGCGCAGCTGGAAGGCTCCAAAGCCTTCACCAAAGATTTCCTCGCGCGTCATAACATCCCGACGGCGGAATATCAGAACTTCACCGAAGTGGAGCCAGCCCTGGCCTACCTGCGTGAAAAAGGCGCGCCGATTGTGATCAAGGCCGACGGCCTGGCCGCCGGTAAAGGCGTGATCGTGGCGATGACGCTCGAAGAAGCGGAAGCCGCGGTTCAGGATATGCTGGCGGGTAACGCCTTTGGCGACGCGGGCCACCGCATCGTGATCGAAGAGTTCCTCGACGGTGAAGAGGCCAGCTTTATCGTGATGGTCGACGGCGAGCACGTTCTGCCGATGGCCACCAGCCAGGATCACAAGCGCGTGGGTAATGGCGATACCGGCCCGAATACTGGCGGAATGGGCGCTTACTCCCCCGCTCCGGTAGTGACTGATGAAGTCCACCAGCGCACCATGGATCGCGTCATTTGGCCAACCGTGAAAGGGATGGCGGCGGAAGGCAACACCTACACCGGTTTCCTCTATGCGGGTCTGATGATCGACAAGCAGGGTAACCCTAAGGTCATCGAATTCAACTGCCGCTTTGGCGATCCGGAAACGCAGCCCATCATGCTGCGCATGAAATCCGATCTGGTGGAACTGTGTCTGGCAGCCTGCGAAGGCAAGCTCGACGAGAAAACCTCAGAGTGGGACGAGCGTGCGTCTCTGGGCGTGGTGATTGCGGCGGGTGGTTATCCGGGCAACTACAACACCGGGTATGAAATCCACGGCCTGCCGCTGGAAGAGATTGAAGGTGCGAAGGTGTTCCATGCGGGTACGAAGCTGGCTGACGACGATCGCGTCCTCACCAACGGCGGACGCGTGCTGTGTGCAACCGCGCTGGGCCATACCGTGGCAGAAGCGCAGAAGCGCGCCTACGCGCTGATGGCGGATATTCACTGGAACGGCAGCTTTAGCCGTCAGGATATCGGTTATCGTGCAATTGCGCGCGAGCAGGGCGAGTAA